Proteins encoded in a region of the Saccharothrix ecbatanensis genome:
- a CDS encoding 2'-5' RNA ligase family protein, with protein MHALVVFFDAEADNAVRTLWRRIGAKSELPPHLTYAAAGTIGPRVRNELREDLSRLWLPDVWLHTLSATENTLQLGAVVDSELLAVHSAVHDILAGRVKHPNSRHLPGNWVPHCTLLDGEDTDVKAAFAELHPISPIRAKAREMAIVDTQTGGIDPLKNASTAPR; from the coding sequence GTGCACGCGCTCGTGGTGTTCTTCGACGCCGAGGCGGACAACGCGGTCCGTACGCTGTGGCGGCGGATCGGCGCGAAGTCCGAGCTGCCACCGCACCTGACGTACGCGGCGGCGGGCACGATCGGGCCCAGGGTGCGCAACGAGCTGCGCGAGGACCTGTCCCGCCTGTGGCTGCCCGACGTCTGGCTGCACACGCTCAGCGCCACCGAGAACACGCTCCAGCTGGGCGCGGTCGTGGACAGCGAACTGCTGGCCGTGCACTCGGCCGTGCACGACATCCTCGCGGGCCGGGTGAAGCACCCCAACAGCCGGCACCTGCCGGGCAACTGGGTGCCGCACTGCACGCTCCTCGACGGCGAGGACACCGACGTGAAGGCGGCCTTCGCCGAGCTGCACCCGATCAGCCCGATCCGCGCCAAGGCCCGCGAGATGGCGATCGTGGACACTCAGACCGGCGGGATCGACCCGCTCAAGAACGCCTCCACCGCACCTCGGTAG
- a CDS encoding sugar ABC transporter permease, with translation MTVEAASVKVVQPEQVARRRPERLRKRTDRSRLASVGLHGALVVASLIAVFPVFWVLVTSFKPDAKAVETTPKLVNDSSLDNYVRILAGDKGDFLAWFGNSVLIALMTTVLAVFLSATTGYAASRFRFPGKRSLMLSFLVVQMFPFAVLIVPLYNILLVLGLQGTSMGLVLVYCTTAVPFCTYMLKGYFDTIPNDIDEAGRVDGLSPFGVFWRLVLPLARPGLAVTAFYAFLTAWGEVAFASAFLSAADESKTLAVGLQVFVQQNRTEWGHLAAASILVAIPAIIVFYLVQRFLVTGLASGAVKG, from the coding sequence ATGACGGTCGAAGCGGCGTCGGTGAAGGTGGTCCAGCCGGAGCAGGTCGCGCGGCGGCGCCCGGAGCGGCTGCGGAAGCGCACGGACCGGTCGCGGTTGGCGAGCGTCGGGCTGCACGGCGCGTTGGTGGTGGCGTCGCTGATCGCGGTGTTCCCGGTGTTCTGGGTGCTGGTGACGTCGTTCAAGCCGGACGCGAAGGCCGTGGAGACCACGCCGAAGCTGGTGAACGACTCCAGCCTGGACAACTACGTGCGGATCCTCGCCGGCGACAAGGGCGACTTCCTGGCGTGGTTCGGGAACTCGGTGCTGATCGCGTTGATGACGACGGTGCTGGCGGTGTTCCTGTCGGCGACGACGGGGTACGCGGCGTCGCGGTTCCGGTTCCCGGGCAAGCGGTCGCTGATGCTGTCGTTCCTGGTCGTGCAGATGTTCCCGTTCGCGGTGTTGATCGTGCCGCTGTACAACATTCTGCTCGTGCTGGGGTTGCAAGGCACGTCGATGGGCCTGGTGCTGGTCTACTGCACGACCGCCGTGCCGTTCTGCACGTACATGCTGAAGGGCTACTTCGACACCATCCCGAACGACATCGACGAGGCCGGGCGGGTGGACGGCTTGTCGCCGTTCGGTGTGTTCTGGCGGCTCGTGCTGCCACTGGCCCGCCCGGGACTCGCCGTGACCGCGTTCTACGCGTTCCTGACGGCGTGGGGCGAGGTGGCGTTCGCGTCGGCGTTCTTGTCGGCGGCGGACGAGTCGAAGACGCTGGCGGTCGGCTTGCAGGTGTTCGTGCAGCAGAACCGGACCGAGTGGGGTCACCTGGCGGCGGCGTCGATCCTGGTGGCGATCCCGGCGATCATCGTGTTCTACCTGGTGCAGCGGTTCCTGGTGACCGGCCTGGCGTCAGGTGCGGTGAAGGGCTGA
- a CDS encoding LacI family DNA-binding transcriptional regulator — MARSMHVRRPATLASLAAELGVSRTTVSNAYNRPDQLSPELRRRVLETARRLGYPGPDPVARSLRTRKAGAVGLLLTENLSYAFRDPAAIGFLEGLALACEDAGTGLLLVPANPEREDVAAVHRAGVDGFVVYSVPDDDPHLAAVLERPVPTVVCDQPDLGNVDRVGIDDQAAMHALAQHLISLGHRRVGVVCMRLARDRNDDFVTPERQQAAHFHVQRARLAGLAQAFASVGVDWATVPVAERFDHTMASGAAAAAQVLERDPQITALICTSDILALGALGEVRRRGMRVPADITVTGFDGIREAEQAGLTTVRQPVMEKGRAAGKLLLDSAERTRPRAVTLSTELVLGSTAASPRGTAEERWFGP; from the coding sequence ATGGCGCGGTCGATGCATGTGCGACGCCCCGCGACGCTCGCCTCACTGGCGGCGGAGCTGGGTGTTTCCCGGACAACGGTGTCCAACGCGTACAACCGTCCCGACCAGCTCTCGCCAGAGCTGCGACGCCGGGTGTTGGAGACAGCAAGACGACTCGGGTACCCGGGGCCCGACCCGGTTGCCCGTTCCCTGCGGACCCGGAAGGCCGGTGCGGTGGGCCTGTTGCTCACCGAGAACCTGTCCTACGCGTTCCGCGACCCGGCGGCGATCGGGTTCCTGGAGGGATTGGCGCTCGCGTGCGAGGACGCCGGGACCGGGCTGCTGCTCGTGCCGGCGAACCCCGAGCGCGAGGACGTGGCAGCCGTGCACCGGGCGGGGGTGGACGGGTTCGTGGTGTATTCGGTGCCCGACGACGACCCGCACCTGGCGGCTGTGCTGGAACGGCCGGTGCCGACCGTCGTGTGCGATCAGCCCGACCTCGGCAACGTCGACCGTGTCGGCATCGACGACCAGGCGGCCATGCACGCGTTGGCCCAGCACCTGATCTCGTTGGGGCACCGGCGGGTCGGCGTGGTGTGCATGCGGCTGGCGCGGGACCGGAACGACGACTTCGTGACGCCGGAGCGGCAGCAGGCCGCGCACTTCCACGTGCAGCGGGCCCGGTTGGCCGGTCTGGCGCAGGCGTTCGCGTCGGTCGGCGTGGACTGGGCGACGGTGCCGGTGGCGGAGCGGTTCGACCACACCATGGCGTCCGGTGCGGCGGCCGCGGCGCAGGTGCTGGAGCGTGACCCGCAGATCACCGCGTTGATCTGCACGTCGGACATACTGGCTTTGGGCGCTTTGGGCGAAGTGCGGCGGCGTGGCATGCGCGTGCCGGCGGATATCACCGTCACCGGTTTCGACGGTATCCGTGAGGCGGAGCAGGCCGGGCTGACGACGGTGCGGCAACCGGTGATGGAAAAGGGACGTGCGGCGGGCAAACTGCTGCTCGACTCGGCCGAACGCACCCGTCCCAGGGCCGTGACCTTGTCCACCGAACTGGTCCTGGGCTCCACCGCCGCCTCGCCGCGCGGCACTGCGGAGGAACGCTGGTTCGGCCCGTGA
- a CDS encoding beta-class carbonic anhydrase gives MTAIDELLRRNAELGNIVPGDRSSPRPSMHVSILTCMDSRIRVFEIFGLKQGEAHVLRNAGGVVTDDMIRSLALSQRKLGTREVLLVHHTNCGLELVTEDAFKDELEQDSGMRPTWSVEAFREVKDSVRGSVNRVRHSPFLPHRDNVRGFVYDVRTGELTEVV, from the coding sequence ATGACCGCGATCGACGAACTGCTCCGCCGCAACGCCGAACTGGGCAACATCGTCCCCGGCGACCGTTCCTCGCCCCGTCCCTCCATGCACGTCTCCATCCTGACCTGCATGGACTCCCGCATCCGGGTGTTCGAGATCTTCGGCCTCAAGCAGGGTGAGGCGCACGTGCTGCGCAACGCGGGCGGCGTCGTCACCGACGACATGATCCGGTCCCTCGCGCTCAGCCAGCGCAAGCTCGGCACCCGCGAAGTGCTGCTCGTGCACCACACGAACTGCGGCCTCGAACTGGTCACCGAAGACGCCTTCAAGGACGAGCTGGAGCAGGACTCCGGGATGCGCCCGACGTGGTCGGTCGAGGCGTTCCGCGAGGTCAAGGACAGCGTCCGCGGCTCGGTGAACCGGGTTCGCCACAGCCCCTTCCTCCCGCACCGGGACAACGTGCGCGGTTTCGTCTACGACGTGCGGACGGGCGAGCTGACCGAGGTCGTCTGA
- a CDS encoding ABC transporter ATP-binding protein codes for MAEVAYLKASRIFSGNPPVRAVDELSLDVTDGEFLVLVGPSGSGKSTALRMLAGLEDVDEGAIHIGGKDVTNVPPKGRDIAMVFQSYALYPHMTVAENMGFALKLRGVNKLEVKEKVAEAAKMLDLEKYLDRKPKALSGGQRQRVAMGRAIVREPSVFLMDEPLSNLDAKLRVETRANIAALQARLGTTTIYVTHDQVEAMTMGHRVAVLKDGLLQQCDTPRALYDKPANAFVAGFMGSPAMNLKTVPLTSEGAKLDGIVVPLERRMMDKAAGEGLSEVTFGIRPESLDIVSSSEQGMEMTVELVEELGADALMHGSVRIGNVPERFVVRVDGRTPPTLGQTVKVAVRDASEVHLFHPESGHRLTD; via the coding sequence ATGGCAGAGGTCGCTTATCTCAAGGCTTCGCGGATCTTCTCCGGCAACCCGCCGGTCCGCGCGGTCGACGAGTTGTCGTTGGACGTCACCGACGGCGAGTTCCTGGTTCTGGTCGGTCCGTCCGGCTCCGGCAAGTCGACCGCGCTGCGCATGCTCGCGGGTCTGGAGGACGTGGACGAGGGCGCCATCCACATCGGTGGCAAGGACGTCACCAACGTCCCGCCCAAGGGCCGTGACATCGCGATGGTGTTCCAGTCCTACGCGCTGTACCCGCACATGACGGTCGCGGAGAACATGGGCTTCGCGCTCAAGCTCCGCGGCGTCAACAAGCTCGAGGTCAAGGAGAAGGTCGCCGAGGCGGCCAAGATGCTCGACCTCGAGAAGTACCTGGACCGCAAGCCGAAGGCGCTGTCCGGCGGTCAGCGGCAGCGTGTCGCGATGGGCCGCGCGATCGTCCGCGAGCCCTCCGTGTTCCTCATGGACGAGCCGCTGTCCAACCTGGACGCGAAGCTCCGCGTGGAGACCCGCGCGAACATCGCCGCCCTCCAGGCCCGGCTCGGCACCACCACGATCTACGTCACGCACGACCAGGTCGAGGCCATGACCATGGGCCACCGGGTCGCCGTGCTCAAGGACGGCCTGCTCCAGCAGTGCGACACCCCGCGCGCGCTGTACGACAAGCCGGCCAACGCGTTCGTCGCCGGGTTCATGGGCTCGCCCGCGATGAACCTGAAGACCGTGCCGCTGACGTCGGAGGGCGCGAAGCTCGACGGCATCGTGGTGCCGCTGGAGCGCCGCATGATGGACAAGGCCGCCGGTGAGGGCCTGTCCGAGGTCACGTTCGGCATCCGGCCCGAGTCGCTGGACATCGTCAGCTCCTCGGAGCAGGGCATGGAGATGACCGTCGAGCTGGTCGAGGAGCTGGGCGCGGACGCGCTCATGCACGGCTCGGTCCGCATCGGCAACGTGCCCGAGCGGTTCGTGGTCCGCGTGGACGGCCGCACGCCGCCCACCCTGGGCCAGACCGTCAAGGTCGCCGTCCGTGACGCCAGCGAGGTCCACCTGTTCCACCCGGAGTCGGGTCACCGCCTCACCGACTGA
- a CDS encoding extracellular solute-binding protein, which yields MRRTTLVTAVAAAGALILTACGGGDGGSASGDSGEITFWDTSGPNESPVFTKIAQECATKGGYKVKTETVAFDQALNNYRTAAQGGQGPDVFRAEVAWVPQLAKLGYVVDLTGTELATDTADFLETPLGSTKYDGKSYGVPQVTDSLALFYNKKLLADAGVTPPKTWDEVKAAAAKLGGEKTIFINNDAYYALPFMYGAGGDLVDADTKKIVVNSAENVKALETAKGLLDAKAASTALDPANSYNNMQAAFTSGEVAMVINGPWSVADYLKGAAFTDAANLGIAPVPGDTAGKGSAPVGGHDYVIRQGTKAKDSSIKFIACMSSVESQVQVAKELGLLPTRKSAYENADVKSNAVVSAFEPVVTAAHPRAWIPEGGQLFDPLKIAYADVLAGKKDAKTALDEVAKAYKDTVVPEYTVG from the coding sequence ATGCGACGTACCACCCTCGTGACCGCAGTGGCGGCAGCCGGCGCCCTCATCCTCACCGCGTGCGGTGGTGGCGACGGCGGATCCGCGTCCGGCGACTCCGGTGAGATCACTTTCTGGGACACCAGCGGCCCGAACGAGAGCCCGGTGTTCACCAAGATCGCGCAGGAATGCGCGACCAAGGGCGGCTACAAGGTCAAGACCGAGACGGTCGCCTTCGACCAGGCCCTGAACAACTACCGCACCGCCGCCCAGGGCGGTCAGGGCCCGGACGTGTTCCGCGCCGAGGTCGCCTGGGTGCCGCAGCTGGCCAAGCTCGGCTACGTGGTCGACCTGACCGGCACCGAGCTGGCCACCGACACGGCCGACTTCCTGGAGACCCCGCTGGGCTCGACCAAGTACGACGGCAAGTCGTACGGCGTCCCCCAGGTCACCGACTCGCTGGCGCTGTTCTACAACAAGAAGCTGCTGGCCGACGCCGGTGTCACGCCGCCGAAGACGTGGGACGAGGTGAAGGCCGCCGCGGCCAAGCTCGGCGGCGAGAAGACGATCTTCATCAACAACGACGCCTACTACGCGCTGCCGTTCATGTACGGCGCCGGCGGCGACCTGGTCGACGCGGACACGAAGAAGATCGTGGTCAACTCGGCGGAGAACGTGAAGGCGCTGGAGACCGCCAAGGGCCTGCTGGACGCCAAGGCCGCGTCCACCGCGCTCGACCCGGCGAACTCCTACAACAACATGCAGGCCGCGTTCACGTCCGGCGAGGTCGCCATGGTGATCAACGGCCCGTGGTCGGTGGCCGACTACCTCAAGGGCGCCGCGTTCACCGACGCCGCCAACCTGGGCATCGCTCCCGTCCCCGGCGACACCGCGGGCAAGGGCTCCGCGCCCGTCGGCGGCCACGACTACGTGATCCGGCAGGGCACCAAGGCCAAGGACTCGTCGATCAAGTTCATCGCCTGCATGAGCAGCGTCGAGTCGCAGGTCCAGGTCGCCAAGGAACTGGGCCTGCTGCCCACCCGCAAGTCCGCCTACGAGAACGCGGACGTGAAGTCGAACGCGGTCGTGTCGGCGTTCGAGCCGGTCGTCACCGCCGCCCACCCGCGCGCGTGGATCCCCGAGGGCGGGCAGCTGTTCGACCCGCTGAAGATCGCCTACGCGGACGTGCTGGCGGGCAAGAAGGACGCCAAGACGGCGCTGGACGAGGTCGCCAAGGCCTACAAGGACACCGTCGTCCCCGAGTACACCGTCGGCTGA
- a CDS encoding type II toxin-antitoxin system Phd/YefM family antitoxin: MKVISQREFIDNPAEVIEAVETGETYHVVRDGDVVMELHPPTPRRRLATDEVIERLMPLPRVDYAQMRAEADEFFGNEDRIGDDDPWERRRG; this comes from the coding sequence GTGAAGGTCATCAGCCAACGGGAGTTCATCGACAACCCCGCCGAGGTCATCGAAGCCGTCGAGACGGGCGAGACTTACCACGTCGTGCGCGACGGGGACGTGGTCATGGAACTCCACCCGCCGACGCCCAGGCGGCGGTTGGCCACGGACGAGGTCATCGAACGGCTCATGCCGTTGCCGAGGGTCGACTACGCGCAGATGCGCGCGGAAGCGGACGAGTTCTTCGGCAACGAAGATCGCATCGGGGATGACGACCCGTGGGAGCGCCGCCGTGGCTGA
- a CDS encoding A/G-specific adenine glycosylase, translating into MSLDAELLLDWFADTARDLPWRRPECTAWGVLVSEIMLQQTPVARVEPIWHEWLARWPTPSAMAKASQGDVVRAWGKLGYPRRALRLHAAAQAIAEQHDDVVPQDVNTLLALPGIGAYTARAVAAFAYGQKCPVVDTNVRRVVARAVHGAGDAGPPSTTKDLKDVEALLPENDKAAAVYSAALMELGALVCTARAPKCADCPVFDACAWQLNGRPAYDGPAKAVQKFAGTDRQVRGLLLDVLRGTVEPVAKARLDVVWSDAGQRDRCLHSLLTDGLVEQTREGLFALPGEH; encoded by the coding sequence ATGAGCCTGGATGCCGAGCTCCTCCTCGACTGGTTCGCCGACACCGCCCGTGACCTGCCCTGGCGACGGCCGGAGTGCACGGCCTGGGGCGTGCTGGTCAGCGAGATCATGCTGCAACAGACACCCGTCGCCCGCGTCGAGCCGATCTGGCACGAGTGGCTGGCCAGGTGGCCGACCCCGTCCGCGATGGCGAAGGCGAGCCAGGGCGACGTCGTCCGCGCCTGGGGCAAGCTCGGTTACCCGCGCCGCGCCCTCCGGCTGCACGCCGCCGCACAGGCCATCGCCGAGCAGCACGACGACGTCGTACCCCAGGACGTCAACACGTTGCTCGCCCTCCCCGGCATCGGCGCCTACACCGCACGGGCTGTCGCGGCGTTCGCGTACGGGCAGAAGTGCCCGGTGGTCGACACGAACGTCCGGCGCGTAGTGGCACGGGCCGTGCACGGCGCGGGTGACGCGGGCCCGCCGTCGACCACCAAGGACCTGAAGGACGTCGAAGCCCTCCTGCCCGAGAACGACAAGGCCGCCGCCGTCTACTCCGCCGCGCTGATGGAGCTGGGCGCGCTCGTCTGCACGGCCCGCGCGCCGAAGTGCGCCGACTGCCCGGTGTTCGACGCGTGTGCGTGGCAGCTCAACGGCCGTCCCGCGTACGACGGCCCGGCGAAGGCCGTGCAGAAGTTCGCGGGCACCGACCGGCAGGTGCGCGGCCTGCTCCTGGACGTGCTGCGCGGCACCGTCGAACCGGTGGCGAAGGCCCGGCTGGACGTCGTCTGGTCGGACGCGGGCCAGCGTGACCGGTGCCTGCACTCGCTGCTCACCGACGGGCTGGTCGAGCAGACGCGTGAAGGCCTGTTCGCGCTGCCCGGCGAGCACTGA
- a CDS encoding metal ABC transporter solute-binding protein, Zn/Mn family: protein MTVRNALLGAVAAATAVALTACGVQDTPAQDNGKIKVVASTNVWGSVVKAVGGDDVEVTAIIDDPSGDPHSYESKPADLAAVRDAKLVIFNGGGYDDFFAKLLGSDTESAKKIEAFPLSGKADGHSEPETSAEPETGEAGHEEGHEEGHDHAVNEHVWYDFSSVRKVADQAAADLGAIEPGKKAAFEANAKDFGAKLTALEQRVEGKGAGKKVIATEAVAHYLLDTAGVEDVTPESFAEAVENETDIPAAALADVTRLIEQKQIVALVNNAQTENAGTRQVVDKAKAAGVPVTEVTETLPEGATGYLDWMTKQVDSLVGALGA from the coding sequence ATGACTGTCCGCAACGCGTTGCTCGGCGCGGTGGCCGCCGCGACCGCCGTCGCCCTGACCGCCTGTGGCGTCCAGGACACCCCCGCCCAGGACAACGGCAAGATCAAGGTCGTCGCCTCCACCAACGTGTGGGGCAGCGTGGTCAAGGCGGTCGGCGGTGACGACGTCGAGGTCACGGCCATCATCGACGACCCGTCCGGCGACCCGCACTCCTACGAGAGCAAGCCCGCCGACCTGGCCGCGGTGCGCGACGCCAAGCTCGTCATCTTCAACGGCGGCGGCTACGACGACTTCTTCGCCAAGCTCCTCGGCTCCGACACCGAGTCCGCCAAGAAGATCGAGGCGTTCCCGCTGTCCGGCAAGGCCGACGGGCACTCCGAGCCCGAGACGTCCGCCGAGCCCGAGACCGGCGAAGCGGGCCATGAAGAAGGCCACGAAGAGGGCCACGACCACGCCGTCAACGAGCACGTCTGGTACGACTTCTCGTCCGTCCGCAAGGTCGCCGACCAGGCCGCCGCCGACCTCGGCGCGATCGAGCCGGGCAAGAAGGCCGCGTTCGAGGCCAACGCCAAGGACTTCGGCGCCAAGCTGACCGCCCTTGAGCAGCGCGTCGAGGGCAAGGGCGCAGGCAAGAAGGTCATCGCGACCGAGGCCGTCGCCCACTACCTGCTCGACACCGCCGGCGTCGAGGACGTCACGCCCGAGTCGTTCGCCGAGGCCGTGGAGAACGAGACCGACATCCCCGCCGCGGCGCTCGCCGACGTCACCCGCCTGATCGAGCAGAAGCAGATCGTCGCGCTGGTCAACAACGCGCAGACGGAGAACGCGGGCACCCGGCAGGTCGTGGACAAGGCCAAGGCCGCGGGCGTGCCGGTCACCGAGGTGACCGAGACGCTGCCCGAGGGCGCCACGGGTTACCTTGACTGGATGACGAAGCAGGTCGACTCGCTGGTGGGGGCGCTCGGCGCATGA
- a CDS encoding LacI family DNA-binding transcriptional regulator, giving the protein MSGLSEIARAAGVSISTVSRVLNRRAGVNDETRQRVLAVLAEMPYTPRGLGALQRTGVIGLLVPELSNPVFPAFAEALEVRAARLGYSSLLCNTRATGAGAMGEEEYVRMLLARGVEGMVFVSPEITNVEVPLGQAPRPSYYAKLLADGVHMVFVNGATPSLDVPDVTVDEQHAGYAATRHLVELGHRRIGFVSGPGRALPSRLKRAGWSAALEEDGLPASSDYVAHGPFGPEGGAEAVSTLLDTVRPTAVICSSDHMAIGVLREAHRRGLSVPGDLSVVGFDDIPLASYCSPSLTTLAQPIEEMAAAAVDELVHRLDPDRRRRPAGNYTRVFRPRLVVRESSAAPSLV; this is encoded by the coding sequence GTGTCCGGTCTGTCCGAGATCGCCAGGGCAGCCGGGGTGAGCATCTCCACGGTCAGCCGGGTGCTCAACCGCCGGGCGGGCGTCAACGACGAGACGCGCCAGCGCGTGCTCGCGGTGCTTGCGGAAATGCCTTACACGCCGCGCGGGCTCGGCGCGCTCCAGCGGACCGGCGTGATCGGCCTGCTGGTGCCCGAACTGTCCAACCCGGTGTTCCCGGCGTTCGCCGAGGCGCTGGAGGTGCGGGCCGCCCGGCTGGGGTACTCGTCGCTGCTGTGCAACACGCGTGCGACCGGCGCCGGGGCGATGGGCGAGGAGGAGTACGTGCGGATGCTCCTGGCGCGCGGCGTCGAGGGCATGGTGTTCGTGTCGCCGGAGATCACCAACGTCGAGGTGCCGCTCGGCCAGGCGCCGCGGCCGTCGTACTACGCGAAGCTGCTGGCGGACGGCGTGCACATGGTGTTCGTCAACGGGGCGACGCCGTCGCTGGACGTGCCGGACGTGACCGTGGACGAGCAGCACGCCGGATATGCGGCGACCAGGCACCTGGTGGAGTTGGGGCACCGGCGGATCGGGTTCGTGTCGGGGCCGGGGCGTGCGTTGCCGTCGCGGCTCAAGCGGGCCGGGTGGTCGGCGGCGTTGGAGGAGGACGGGCTGCCGGCGTCGTCGGATTACGTGGCGCACGGGCCGTTCGGGCCCGAGGGCGGCGCCGAGGCGGTGTCGACGTTGTTGGACACCGTGCGGCCGACGGCGGTGATCTGCTCGTCCGACCACATGGCGATCGGCGTGCTGCGGGAGGCGCACCGGCGCGGGTTGTCCGTGCCCGGCGACCTGTCGGTGGTGGGGTTCGACGACATCCCGTTGGCGTCCTACTGCTCGCCTTCGTTGACGACGCTGGCGCAGCCGATCGAGGAAATGGCGGCGGCGGCCGTGGACGAGTTGGTGCACCGGCTCGACCCGGATCGGCGGAGGCGTCCGGCGGGGAATTACACGCGTGTTTTCCGGCCTCGGCTGGTGGTCCGCGAGTCGTCCGCGGCACCCTCATTGGTTTAG
- a CDS encoding carbohydrate ABC transporter permease has product MVLPVVVVIAVLVLFPLAQGVFFTFTNINEGNIANPILDRPASYVSVGLDNYLKILSGDASYGAFWSTLVRTLVWTFGCVFFHYTIGLGLALLLNRQVRGRSVYRVLLILPWAVPAFISAFAWKYMFNAQYGIINQFLRFLGLDDPPVWLGQSDWALVAVIIVNVWLGVPFMMVALLGGLQSIPGDLYEAAEVDGATPWQRFRNVTLPGLRSVSSTVVLLGIIWTFNMFAIIYLITGPNPNTRILVTYAFERFFSGASRDFAVASTYGVLILSVLLVFAGVYRRALRKQGEVW; this is encoded by the coding sequence ATGGTGCTGCCGGTCGTGGTGGTCATCGCGGTGCTGGTGCTGTTCCCGCTCGCCCAGGGCGTGTTCTTCACCTTCACCAACATCAACGAAGGCAACATCGCCAACCCGATCCTCGACCGGCCGGCGTCCTACGTCTCCGTTGGCCTCGACAACTACCTGAAGATCCTGTCCGGCGACGCGAGCTACGGCGCGTTCTGGTCGACGCTCGTGCGCACGCTGGTCTGGACGTTCGGCTGCGTGTTCTTCCACTACACGATCGGCCTCGGCCTGGCGCTGCTGCTCAACCGCCAGGTGCGCGGACGGTCGGTCTACCGGGTGCTGCTGATCCTGCCGTGGGCGGTGCCCGCGTTCATCAGCGCGTTCGCGTGGAAGTACATGTTCAACGCGCAGTACGGGATCATCAACCAGTTCCTGCGCTTCCTCGGGCTGGACGACCCGCCGGTGTGGCTGGGCCAGTCCGACTGGGCGCTGGTCGCGGTGATCATCGTGAACGTGTGGCTAGGCGTGCCGTTCATGATGGTGGCGCTGCTGGGCGGGCTCCAGTCGATCCCCGGCGACCTCTACGAGGCGGCCGAGGTGGACGGCGCGACGCCGTGGCAGCGGTTCCGGAACGTGACGCTGCCGGGCTTGAGGTCCGTGTCCAGCACGGTGGTGCTGCTCGGCATCATCTGGACGTTCAACATGTTCGCGATCATCTACCTGATCACCGGGCCGAACCCGAACACCCGGATCCTGGTGACGTACGCGTTCGAGCGGTTCTTCTCCGGGGCGTCCCGGGACTTCGCGGTGGCGTCGACCTACGGCGTGCTGATCCTGTCCGTGCTGCTCGTGTTCGCGGGCGTGTACCGGCGCGCGCTGCGCAAGCAAGGCGAGGTGTGGTGA
- a CDS encoding alpha/beta fold hydrolase, whose protein sequence is MSVAEFGGSGQGILLLHGLMSRASTWWTVARWLTPYGRVVAPDARGHGRNPVRGPFRTEDFVADAVAVIERHDLAPAVVIGHSMGGLHAWALAATRPDLVRAVVVEDVVPDNRGGSIDDWKWYFDAWPVPFQSLAHVRSVVDVPRVEELFEEREDGWHLIAHLPDLYEIAAEWGERAYWDHVDAVRCPMLVIEAGKGGMRAGQMAEVARRTGASYLLVPESGHVVHDEAPDVYRGAVEAFLSGSIPPV, encoded by the coding sequence ATGAGCGTTGCGGAGTTCGGGGGATCGGGGCAGGGCATTCTGCTGCTCCACGGCCTGATGAGCCGGGCGAGCACGTGGTGGACGGTGGCGCGGTGGCTGACGCCGTACGGCCGGGTGGTGGCGCCGGACGCGCGCGGGCACGGCCGCAACCCGGTGCGCGGGCCGTTCCGGACCGAGGACTTCGTCGCCGACGCGGTGGCCGTGATCGAGCGGCACGACCTCGCGCCGGCCGTGGTGATCGGGCACTCGATGGGCGGGCTGCACGCGTGGGCGCTCGCCGCGACCCGACCGGACCTGGTGCGCGCGGTCGTGGTCGAGGACGTGGTGCCGGACAACCGCGGCGGCTCGATCGACGACTGGAAGTGGTACTTCGACGCGTGGCCCGTGCCGTTCCAGTCGTTGGCGCACGTGCGGTCGGTGGTGGACGTGCCGCGGGTGGAGGAGCTGTTCGAGGAACGGGAGGACGGCTGGCACCTGATCGCCCACCTGCCCGACCTGTACGAGATCGCGGCCGAGTGGGGCGAGCGGGCGTACTGGGACCACGTGGACGCGGTCCGGTGCCCGATGCTGGTGATCGAGGCGGGGAAAGGCGGGATGCGGGCCGGGCAGATGGCCGAGGTGGCGCGGCGGACCGGGGCGTCCTACCTGCTCGTGCCGGAGTCCGGGCACGTCGTGCACGACGAGGCGCCTGACGTCTACCGAGGTGCGGTGGAGGCGTTCTTGAGCGGGTCGATCCCGCCGGTCTGA